In Methanomassiliicoccales archaeon, a single genomic region encodes these proteins:
- the purE gene encoding 5-(carboxyamino)imidazole ribonucleotide mutase — MPAVLIILGSKSDVEVGRKALDLLKRFGAEAKMVVASAHRTPDRVKDLVTQSEADVFIAVAGMAAALPGSVASFTTRPVIGVPISGKLGIDSILSIVQMPPGIPVACVGLDRGDNAALLALSILALHDQRLAKELVSYRKEMADMVENDSKEVQA; from the coding sequence ATGCCTGCGGTACTCATCATTCTCGGGAGCAAGAGCGACGTGGAAGTAGGCCGGAAGGCCCTGGACCTTTTGAAACGCTTCGGTGCGGAGGCTAAGATGGTCGTAGCATCCGCTCACCGTACTCCGGACCGGGTCAAGGACCTGGTCACACAGAGCGAGGCGGACGTCTTCATCGCCGTGGCCGGTATGGCCGCGGCACTACCTGGCTCGGTGGCATCGTTCACCACCCGTCCGGTCATCGGCGTACCGATCTCCGGAAAATTGGGGATCGATTCCATACTCTCCATCGTTCAGATGCCCCCTGGCATACCTGTGGCCTGCGTGGGTCTCGATCGCGGAGACAACGCCGCGCTACTAGCTTTGTCCATCCTCGCTCTTCACGATCAAAGGCTGGCCAAGGAGCTTGTCAGCTACCGCAAGGAGATGGCCGATATGGTGGAGAACGATTCTAAAGAGGTGCAAGCCTGA
- the guaA gene encoding glutamine-hydrolyzing GMP synthase, producing the protein MFDPKSFVEEKIDELMTKIPEKAIIACSGGVDSTVAAVLVDRAIGQRLLTVYVDTGLMRKGETDYVRGMFDKLGVHYKLVDARDEFFDSLVGVTDPEKKRKIIGERFIRVFEREAKIFGAKYLVQGTIAPDWIESGDDLRDTIKSHHNVGGLPKDMALTLVEPLWDLYKDEVRLVARYLGVEVSERQPFPGPALAIRVMGESSRESVDVVRDACAIVEDELEKAADQGKMVLPWQYFAVLLPVQSVGVQGDRRAYGRTIAIRSVESIDGMTAAFSRIPYDVLERISLRITNEMKANINRVVYDVTHKPPATIEWE; encoded by the coding sequence ATGTTCGATCCCAAGTCGTTCGTGGAAGAGAAGATAGATGAGCTGATGACGAAGATCCCCGAAAAGGCCATCATAGCCTGCTCTGGCGGTGTAGACAGCACCGTAGCGGCGGTATTGGTCGACCGAGCCATAGGTCAGCGTCTGCTGACCGTTTACGTGGACACCGGACTGATGCGAAAGGGCGAGACCGATTACGTCCGCGGCATGTTCGATAAGCTAGGCGTGCACTACAAACTGGTGGACGCCCGGGATGAGTTCTTTGACTCCCTCGTGGGAGTGACCGATCCAGAGAAGAAGAGGAAGATCATCGGCGAACGGTTCATACGCGTGTTCGAGCGGGAGGCCAAGATATTCGGTGCAAAATATCTGGTCCAGGGGACCATCGCCCCGGATTGGATCGAGAGCGGGGACGACCTGCGAGACACCATAAAAAGTCATCATAACGTCGGTGGTCTGCCCAAGGATATGGCGCTCACACTGGTGGAACCGCTTTGGGACCTATACAAGGACGAGGTACGTCTGGTCGCACGCTATCTGGGTGTGGAGGTCTCCGAAAGGCAACCCTTCCCCGGGCCAGCTCTGGCCATAAGGGTGATGGGCGAGTCTAGCCGCGAATCCGTAGACGTGGTGCGAGACGCATGCGCCATCGTGGAGGACGAGCTAGAGAAGGCGGCCGATCAAGGAAAAATGGTCCTCCCCTGGCAGTACTTCGCCGTGCTGCTGCCGGTACAGTCGGTCGGAGTGCAAGGTGACAGGCGTGCCTATGGCCGCACGATCGCCATACGCTCGGTGGAGTCGATCGACGGCATGACCGCCGCGTTCTCGCGCATTCCCTACGATGTGCTCGAACGCATCTCCCTGCGCATCACCAACGAGATGAAGGCCAATATCAACCGGGTAGTGTACGATGTGACCCACAAGCCCCCGGCCACCATAGAATGGGAATGA
- a CDS encoding HAD family hydrolase, whose translation MKAVIFDLGHTLIDYYHDWTGPEERTVSRLYKLVMEAGSQVQETEFRRSVLVTLERNRERKVRDLLEIPLEEVLYDIMGSAGCQVDEDLIHDGLELFYTALQEDRCLIPGTIEMLERVRDKGYAIGLISDVAWGLPSEFPLRDIRHFHLDRFFDDMIFSSDVGLRKPHPKMFKMSLFNLGAERELSMYVGNSLQADVKGAKGVGMRAVLKRSGYFQPDDDIVPDDTVDGWEELDGLLD comes from the coding sequence ATGAAAGCCGTTATCTTCGACCTTGGACACACCCTGATCGACTATTATCACGATTGGACCGGTCCAGAGGAGCGAACGGTCAGCCGCCTCTACAAACTGGTGATGGAAGCGGGATCTCAGGTCCAGGAAACGGAGTTCCGCAGGTCGGTCCTGGTCACCCTGGAACGTAACCGGGAGAGAAAGGTCAGGGACCTGTTGGAGATCCCTTTGGAAGAGGTATTGTATGACATCATGGGCTCAGCAGGCTGTCAGGTCGATGAAGATCTAATCCATGATGGCCTGGAGCTGTTCTATACCGCCCTCCAAGAGGATCGATGTCTGATCCCCGGCACCATCGAGATGCTGGAACGGGTCAGGGATAAGGGTTACGCCATCGGATTGATATCTGATGTGGCCTGGGGATTGCCTTCCGAGTTCCCACTACGGGACATACGTCATTTCCACCTGGACCGTTTCTTCGACGATATGATATTCTCCAGCGACGTGGGACTGCGCAAACCACACCCCAAGATGTTCAAGATGTCGCTTTTCAACCTAGGAGCGGAGCGGGAATTGTCGATGTACGTGGGCAACTCGCTGCAGGCGGACGTGAAAGGAGCGAAAGGGGTGGGAATGAGGGCGGTCCTAAAGAGATCTGGCTATTTCCAACCGGACGATGATATCGTACCAGATGATACCGTGGACGGCTGGGAAGAGCTGGACGGTCTTTTGGACTGA
- a CDS encoding GMP synthase subunit A → MRVYVIDNGGQWTHREWRVLKYLQVETRIVPNSTPFEKLAEVDALVLSGGAPDVASEAGRMGNNGEYLDKADFPILGICAGMHLMATHFGGTTGPAIRAEFGRTHLYVDEPDHLFSGLPKEFDVWESHNDEVKVVPEGFQVLARSDTCLVEAMRSLNRPLYALQFHPEVENTDFGMDIFRNFLKVVEDWSK, encoded by the coding sequence ATGCGGGTCTACGTTATCGATAACGGGGGGCAGTGGACGCACAGGGAATGGCGTGTCTTGAAATACCTCCAGGTGGAGACCAGGATCGTACCGAACAGCACTCCCTTTGAGAAACTGGCAGAGGTGGACGCCCTGGTATTGTCCGGGGGCGCTCCGGACGTAGCATCCGAGGCCGGCCGCATGGGGAACAACGGCGAGTACCTGGACAAGGCCGACTTCCCGATCCTGGGCATCTGCGCCGGCATGCATCTCATGGCCACTCATTTTGGCGGCACCACCGGGCCGGCCATTCGGGCGGAGTTCGGGCGTACCCATCTGTATGTCGATGAGCCGGACCATCTCTTCTCCGGGCTGCCTAAGGAGTTCGACGTATGGGAGTCCCACAATGACGAGGTGAAGGTCGTTCCCGAGGGGTTCCAGGTATTGGCTCGCTCAGACACCTGCCTGGTGGAGGCCATGCGTTCTTTGAATAGGCCGTTGTACGCGCTGCAGTTCCATCCCGAGGTCGAGAACACCGATTTCGGCATGGATATTTTCCGTAACTTCCTCAAGGTGGTCGAGGACTGGTCTAAATGA
- a CDS encoding DUF131 domain-containing protein, whose protein sequence is MERWKCVERKQGWVMLIALAAAAVVLGGVAEGKGELELYLFLIVPVLRADGWWGAASLLLAFAAFIVLLSNLLPRASLKVEEGRDRPSAGGVLFIGPIPIMFGTDRSTAIIVLMVAVAVLAALLFLLLL, encoded by the coding sequence ATGGAACGATGGAAGTGCGTGGAGCGAAAACAGGGTTGGGTGATGCTCATCGCCTTGGCCGCGGCAGCCGTTGTCCTGGGTGGGGTGGCGGAGGGAAAGGGGGAGCTGGAACTCTATCTCTTCCTGATCGTACCAGTTCTGCGCGCGGACGGTTGGTGGGGAGCGGCGTCCTTGCTCTTGGCCTTCGCCGCCTTTATCGTACTTCTATCGAACTTGCTCCCTCGTGCCAGCCTCAAGGTGGAAGAGGGGCGCGATAGGCCCTCGGCCGGAGGAGTCCTGTTCATAGGGCCCATCCCCATAATGTTCGGCACTGACCGAAGTACGGCCATCATCGTTTTGATGGTGGCGGTGGCCGTACTTGCGGCCCTATTGTTCCTCTTGCTCCTTTGA
- a CDS encoding DUF523 and DUF1722 domain-containing protein yields MILPRPRVVISRCIEFEACRYDGAKIPSLFVLKLMPYVDLFPVCMEADIGLGVPRDPVRIVRKDGADHLIQPATGRDVTEEAVHFTHDHLSKLKNIDGFILKGRSPSCGIKDVRVYPPGEEKAPITSKGTGMFARNVMEDFSHLAVEDESRLLNERIADHFLTRIFTFARFRRSRETGRSRDLMDFHTRHKLLLMGYHQEALRRMGRIVASNTSMVERFQQYSEELYTALRRPPRCRSWNNVLMHAMGYFSDHLQPKEKAHFLQMLEWYGEGKVPLTAPMLLVRAWALHYDDPYLQEQVFFEPYPLEFMKLMGNDSCTGRELWEGVR; encoded by the coding sequence ATGATCCTACCCCGACCCCGGGTGGTCATCAGCCGTTGCATAGAGTTCGAAGCCTGCCGTTACGACGGTGCCAAGATACCCAGTTTGTTCGTTCTAAAGCTCATGCCATATGTGGATCTTTTCCCGGTATGCATGGAGGCCGACATCGGTCTGGGCGTTCCCCGGGACCCCGTTCGCATCGTGCGTAAAGATGGAGCGGACCATCTTATCCAACCAGCCACCGGACGGGACGTGACCGAGGAGGCGGTGCACTTCACCCATGACCACCTTTCCAAGCTGAAGAACATTGACGGGTTCATTCTCAAGGGGCGGTCACCCTCCTGTGGCATAAAGGACGTCAGGGTCTATCCGCCAGGGGAGGAGAAGGCCCCCATCACCAGCAAGGGCACCGGTATGTTCGCCAGGAATGTAATGGAGGACTTTTCGCACCTGGCCGTGGAAGACGAGTCCCGCCTGCTCAACGAACGTATCGCGGACCATTTCCTCACCAGGATATTCACCTTCGCCCGCTTCCGGAGGTCTCGGGAGACCGGGAGGTCCAGGGACCTCATGGATTTCCATACCAGACACAAACTGTTGCTCATGGGGTACCATCAAGAGGCTTTGCGACGCATGGGGAGGATCGTCGCTTCCAACACATCCATGGTAGAACGTTTCCAGCAGTATTCTGAGGAGCTTTACACCGCCTTGCGTCGTCCACCTCGTTGCCGTTCATGGAACAACGTCCTTATGCACGCCATGGGATATTTTTCCGACCATCTTCAACCCAAGGAGAAAGCGCATTTCCTGCAAATGCTGGAATGGTATGGGGAGGGCAAGGTGCCCCTGACCGCCCCGATGCTCCTGGTGAGGGCCTGGGCCCTTCACTATGACGATCCGTACCTGCAGGAACAGGTGTTCTTTGAACCGTATCCATTGGAGTTCATGAAACTGATGGGAAACGATTCCTGTACCGGGCGGGAACTTTGGGAGGGCGTCCGATAA
- a CDS encoding Mut7-C RNAse domain-containing protein, translating to MTDPSFLLDGMLGSLSRWLRLLGYDAEYVRDASDREMLSLLQGNDRLLLTRDRQLAERAGDRGVLITMTDLNSQLMWLENRLGLRLQPDLRRCTACNGELQTVDKSTVQNEVAEGTWKGYDAFFRCRICGKIYWQGAHWKNIRRRLDAISKCPGNNPR from the coding sequence ATGACTGATCCATCGTTCCTGCTAGACGGCATGCTCGGCTCTTTGTCTCGGTGGCTGCGCCTCCTGGGATACGATGCCGAATACGTACGGGACGCTTCGGACAGAGAGATGCTCTCCCTGCTTCAAGGGAACGATCGTCTGCTCCTTACGCGCGACCGTCAATTGGCGGAGAGGGCCGGGGACAGGGGAGTTCTCATCACCATGACGGACCTGAACTCCCAGCTCATGTGGCTGGAGAACCGGCTTGGATTACGCCTGCAGCCGGACCTCAGGAGGTGCACTGCGTGCAATGGTGAACTGCAGACGGTGGACAAGAGCACCGTTCAGAATGAGGTGGCGGAGGGCACCTGGAAAGGATACGACGCATTTTTCCGATGCCGGATATGTGGAAAGATATACTGGCAGGGAGCCCATTGGAAGAACATACGGCGACGTTTGGATGCTATCAGCAAATGTCCCGGAAATAATCCTCGCTGA
- a CDS encoding 2,5-diamino-6-(ribosylamino)-4(3H)-pyrimidinone 5'-phosphate reductase produces MMMLVVISVMRPRVIVNCAMSPDGKIAGTERRQLRISSPEDMDRVRRVRSECQAILVGAGTILADDPHLSVKGMPYDKQPLRVVLDPRGRVPGTSLVLDQRARTLMVTCEECIRQYPGAETARLGKGRIDLPALLQVLEERGVSTLLVEGGGETIFSFFQAGMVDLYSVYIGDYIIGGREAPSPVDGGGFRPGEQIPMRLISVERLGGGVHLTYEVVKDD; encoded by the coding sequence ATGATGATGCTCGTCGTTATCTCGGTCATGAGACCCAGGGTGATCGTCAATTGCGCCATGTCGCCGGACGGCAAGATCGCTGGCACCGAGAGGAGGCAGCTGAGGATCTCCTCACCGGAGGATATGGACAGAGTGCGACGAGTACGCTCGGAATGTCAGGCCATCCTAGTAGGCGCGGGCACCATTCTGGCCGACGACCCCCACTTGTCGGTGAAGGGGATGCCGTATGACAAGCAGCCCCTCCGAGTGGTGCTGGACCCCCGGGGTAGGGTGCCGGGGACCTCCTTGGTGCTGGACCAGCGGGCCCGTACCCTGATGGTGACCTGCGAGGAATGCATCCGCCAATATCCTGGAGCGGAAACGGCCCGTCTGGGAAAGGGACGGATCGATCTGCCGGCCTTGCTGCAGGTGCTGGAAGAAAGGGGCGTTTCCACCTTGTTGGTGGAGGGGGGCGGGGAGACCATATTCTCGTTCTTCCAGGCCGGTATGGTCGACCTGTATTCCGTCTACATAGGCGATTATATCATTGGGGGAAGGGAGGCCCCCTCACCGGTGGACGGGGGCGGTTTCCGTCCTGGAGAGCAGATACCTATGCGACTGATCTCGGTCGAAAGATTGGGCGGGGGGGTGCACTTGACCTACGAGGTCGTTAAGGATGACTGA
- a CDS encoding PAC2 family protein → MNDFDIIELKRSNLKGATVIEGFSSIGLVGSITANYLVNLLDLDLVAIIDSPYLPSVSIVRDGVPYSPVRVYSGTIGEKGSDKIVVIVSEFEPPQEILKPLAWAIMDWVEYKRCRMVISPEGLANKAGEGVDDILGPQTEETVDFKVFAVASTPRARKMLIKNDIPIFENGVVVGLAGVLLNEGVNRNFDVVSILSEAHSDYPDARAAAAATEAIDKLLLHTQLDTKPLLEEAALIEETLKEIKKKTGESEELAKKRSIMYG, encoded by the coding sequence ATGAATGATTTCGACATCATCGAGCTGAAGAGGTCCAATTTGAAAGGGGCTACGGTCATCGAAGGCTTCTCCAGCATAGGTTTAGTGGGATCCATCACCGCTAACTACCTGGTCAACCTGCTGGACCTGGACCTGGTGGCCATTATCGATTCACCATATCTTCCGTCGGTTTCCATCGTGCGTGACGGCGTCCCCTACTCACCAGTACGGGTATACTCAGGTACAATTGGTGAGAAAGGTAGCGATAAGATCGTGGTCATCGTCTCCGAGTTCGAACCGCCGCAGGAGATACTCAAACCTCTTGCCTGGGCCATCATGGACTGGGTGGAGTACAAGCGTTGCCGCATGGTAATCTCCCCTGAAGGCTTGGCCAACAAGGCCGGCGAGGGGGTAGATGACATCTTGGGTCCGCAGACCGAGGAGACGGTCGATTTCAAGGTGTTCGCCGTAGCTTCCACGCCCAGGGCGAGAAAGATGCTGATCAAGAACGATATCCCCATCTTCGAGAACGGGGTGGTGGTCGGCCTGGCAGGAGTGCTTTTGAACGAAGGGGTCAACCGTAACTTCGATGTGGTCTCCATACTCTCTGAAGCGCATTCCGATTACCCCGATGCCCGGGCGGCCGCAGCGGCCACCGAGGCCATCGACAAGTTGTTATTACACACCCAGCTGGATACCAAGCCCCTGCTGGAAGAGGCCGCGCTGATAGAGGAGACCCTGAAGGAGATCAAGAAAAAGACCGGAGAGAGCGAAGAGCTGGCCAAGAAGCGCTCCATCATGTACGGTTGA
- the rtcA gene encoding RNA 3'-terminal phosphate cyclase: MIELDGSHGEGGGQVLRTALSLSVLTGKGFRMENIRAGRDDPGLRPQHLAGIRLMNEISSAEVTGDQIGSDSLEFHPGQMRGGRYRFDIGTAGSLTLLMQTVLPALVVSPIETELELIGGTDVRWSPPIDHYAQVLFPILRLMGARLEMNAKRRGFYPQGGGAVHLKVSGGKIGGFGPQQRGELRRVLGTAFVQNLPAKVGERLMQGARTGLPGVDLDITLNVSSGASTGAGVALAAEYENTVLGWNSLGEQGVAAERVGRVAAAGLMEEMEGGGILDVHTADQLLPFMAMANEGSCFTVREISGHLRTQMWLVPQFVPIDLRIGEGSPYLIEVINRT, translated from the coding sequence ATGATAGAGCTGGACGGATCTCATGGTGAAGGTGGCGGACAGGTCCTGCGTACTGCCCTCTCCCTCTCGGTGCTCACCGGAAAAGGGTTCCGTATGGAAAATATACGTGCTGGACGCGACGACCCGGGATTGAGACCACAACATCTGGCTGGAATTCGGTTGATGAATGAAATATCCTCCGCAGAGGTCACTGGTGATCAAATAGGATCGGATTCTCTGGAATTCCATCCCGGCCAGATGCGCGGCGGTCGTTATCGATTTGATATAGGGACCGCTGGTTCCCTCACGCTCCTTATGCAGACGGTCCTGCCAGCTCTGGTCGTCTCTCCCATCGAGACCGAGCTGGAACTGATCGGAGGGACCGATGTGCGCTGGTCTCCGCCCATCGACCATTACGCCCAGGTCCTTTTTCCGATACTGCGTTTGATGGGCGCCCGATTGGAGATGAACGCGAAAAGGCGCGGATTCTATCCACAGGGGGGCGGGGCGGTGCATCTTAAGGTGAGCGGAGGTAAAATAGGCGGGTTCGGTCCTCAGCAGCGTGGGGAACTGCGTCGCGTCCTAGGAACGGCCTTCGTCCAGAACCTGCCTGCAAAGGTGGGAGAGCGCCTGATGCAGGGGGCACGAACGGGGCTTCCAGGTGTTGACCTTGATATCACCCTTAACGTCTCCTCCGGTGCCTCCACCGGGGCCGGAGTGGCCTTGGCGGCGGAGTATGAGAACACCGTGCTAGGATGGAATTCGTTGGGAGAACAGGGGGTGGCCGCCGAGAGGGTCGGCCGGGTAGCGGCCGCTGGATTAATGGAGGAGATGGAGGGCGGAGGCATCTTGGACGTGCATACCGCCGACCAGCTTCTACCGTTCATGGCCATGGCCAATGAGGGTTCGTGCTTCACGGTCCGAGAGATCAGTGGCCATCTGCGAACACAGATGTGGCTCGTTCCTCAGTTCGTTCCGATCGACCTTCGGATAGGGGAAGGTTCCCCCTATCTCATAGAAGTGATCAACCGTACATGA
- a CDS encoding cation-translocating P-type ATPase produces MASDFHAMSGEETLKTLGSSAQGLSVEEVARRLEKYGPNELSEGRRISPLKIFLDQFKDFMVIILIFAAIISGAIATVNGSTEEWLDAGVILVIVIINATLGFLQTYRAEKTMQALKDMAAPRANVIREGREESVPSKDLVPGDIVLLAAGDRVSADARLLETVNLKTNEASLTGESLPVNKRTGDILSPEVFLAERTNMVFSGCNVDHGRGRAVVTSTGMQTQLGRIATMVQTNDESTPLQKKLDKLGKQLGIGILGVCIFIFTVGIMRGVPVEEMFLTSVSLAVAAIPEGLPAIVTISLALGLQRMAKRKAVMRKLPAVESLGSATVICTDKTGTLTKGEMNIREIYMDDIINVTGEGFEPDGHFMAQGDLLNAAEREDLSMLLVAGALCNDSSLYQEEGKWKVRGDPTEGTLVVTARKAGIEVEQLAKNSPRIFEISFDSVKKRMTTVHEVDGRKLAFMKGAAERVVPLCTRRRMGDRTVDITPQMAEAVQAKNNEMADRALRVLAIAMRDVTDDVLDEVSIEKDFTLLGLVGMIDAPRKEAIVAIKKCHTAGIRVIMITGDHELTARAIAMEMGIAEPGKDQVINGKMLDTASDAELSGLLKSVNVFARVAPEHKVRIVEMLQNQGEIVAMTGDGVNDAPALKKADIGVAMGITGTDVSKEASQMILMDDNFASIVNAVEEGRGVYDNIKKFVTFLLSCNSGEVAAMFAASLLFVDPLFLPFLLPIHLLWMNLVTDGFPALALGIDPTPSNIMDRPPNDPKEPPVNRSNAIRILAVGGILAVASILAFQLEFQGALESLGKESAVVHARTVAFCTMVFSQLFYALSARSERQTIRQIGVFTNMKLILAVIVSALLQLSVVYVPGLSDAFRTVALGWEEWLILLPMSLCAMAFNELWKVMAARKHRRTA; encoded by the coding sequence ATGGCGAGCGATTTCCATGCCATGAGCGGTGAGGAGACCTTGAAAACCTTGGGCAGTAGCGCTCAGGGACTATCGGTCGAAGAGGTGGCTAGGAGACTTGAGAAATATGGTCCCAACGAGCTGAGCGAAGGCCGTAGGATTTCCCCCCTCAAGATCTTCCTGGACCAGTTCAAGGACTTCATGGTGATCATTTTGATCTTCGCCGCCATCATCTCCGGCGCCATCGCTACCGTCAATGGGTCCACCGAGGAGTGGTTGGACGCGGGGGTAATCTTGGTCATCGTCATAATCAACGCCACGTTGGGATTTCTGCAGACCTACCGGGCCGAGAAGACCATGCAGGCATTGAAGGACATGGCCGCCCCCAGGGCCAATGTCATCCGGGAGGGGAGAGAGGAAAGCGTGCCCTCCAAGGACCTGGTACCAGGGGACATCGTATTACTTGCAGCGGGGGACCGGGTCTCGGCCGATGCACGTTTACTGGAGACGGTCAACCTCAAGACCAACGAGGCCTCTTTGACCGGGGAGTCGCTGCCGGTGAACAAGCGGACGGGAGACATCCTCAGCCCAGAGGTCTTCCTGGCGGAGAGGACCAATATGGTCTTCTCCGGTTGCAACGTGGACCATGGACGGGGGAGGGCGGTCGTGACCTCCACCGGAATGCAAACTCAGCTTGGCCGGATCGCTACGATGGTTCAGACCAACGACGAGAGCACTCCGCTGCAGAAGAAGCTGGACAAACTGGGTAAGCAGCTGGGCATCGGTATCCTGGGTGTTTGTATATTCATCTTCACCGTGGGGATCATGAGAGGTGTTCCGGTGGAGGAGATGTTCCTCACCTCGGTCAGTCTGGCTGTGGCGGCAATTCCCGAAGGTCTGCCGGCCATCGTGACCATCTCGTTAGCATTGGGATTGCAACGCATGGCCAAAAGAAAGGCGGTCATGAGAAAACTGCCAGCGGTCGAATCACTAGGTAGCGCCACTGTCATCTGCACAGACAAGACCGGTACCCTGACCAAGGGCGAGATGAACATCCGCGAGATCTACATGGACGACATCATCAATGTCACTGGAGAAGGTTTCGAGCCCGATGGACATTTCATGGCCCAGGGGGATCTGCTGAACGCCGCGGAGAGGGAGGACCTCTCCATGCTGCTGGTGGCCGGCGCCCTGTGCAATGATTCCTCCCTTTACCAAGAGGAGGGCAAGTGGAAGGTGCGAGGGGACCCAACGGAAGGCACCCTCGTCGTCACTGCCCGCAAAGCGGGTATCGAAGTGGAACAGTTGGCCAAGAACAGCCCCCGTATCTTCGAGATATCCTTTGATTCGGTCAAGAAACGCATGACCACAGTACACGAGGTCGACGGGAGGAAGTTGGCTTTCATGAAGGGAGCGGCCGAACGCGTGGTGCCATTGTGCACCAGGCGACGGATGGGCGACCGTACCGTGGACATCACCCCGCAGATGGCAGAAGCTGTTCAGGCAAAGAACAATGAGATGGCCGATCGAGCTTTGAGGGTCTTGGCCATCGCCATGCGTGATGTCACAGATGATGTTCTTGATGAAGTTTCTATAGAGAAGGACTTCACCCTGCTAGGCCTGGTGGGCATGATCGATGCCCCACGAAAGGAGGCGATCGTGGCCATCAAGAAATGCCACACCGCCGGCATACGCGTCATAATGATCACCGGGGACCACGAACTGACCGCCAGGGCCATAGCCATGGAGATGGGCATCGCCGAACCGGGTAAGGACCAGGTCATCAACGGAAAGATGCTGGATACAGCCTCGGATGCGGAATTGTCCGGACTACTTAAAAGCGTTAACGTCTTCGCCAGAGTAGCGCCTGAGCATAAGGTTCGCATCGTGGAAATGTTGCAGAACCAGGGGGAGATCGTGGCCATGACCGGTGACGGGGTCAATGATGCCCCGGCGCTGAAGAAGGCCGACATCGGGGTGGCCATGGGCATCACTGGCACGGACGTCTCCAAGGAAGCGTCGCAGATGATCCTGATGGACGATAACTTTGCTTCCATCGTCAATGCGGTGGAGGAGGGGCGCGGTGTCTACGACAACATCAAGAAGTTCGTCACCTTCCTGCTGTCCTGCAACTCCGGCGAGGTGGCGGCCATGTTCGCCGCCAGCCTGTTGTTCGTCGACCCTCTGTTCCTGCCATTCCTGTTACCCATCCATTTATTGTGGATGAACCTGGTGACGGACGGTTTCCCGGCCTTGGCCCTGGGCATCGACCCGACCCCGTCCAACATCATGGACCGCCCGCCTAACGACCCTAAGGAGCCGCCAGTAAACCGCAGCAACGCCATTCGCATATTGGCCGTTGGCGGTATCCTGGCAGTGGCCTCGATATTGGCGTTCCAACTGGAGTTCCAGGGGGCGCTCGAAAGCCTCGGCAAGGAAAGTGCGGTGGTTCACGCCCGGACCGTTGCCTTCTGCACCATGGTGTTCTCCCAGCTGTTCTACGCCCTCTCAGCCCGTTCGGAGAGGCAGACAATTCGTCAGATCGGGGTCTTCACCAACATGAAGCTGATCCTCGCTGTCATCGTATCGGCACTGTTGCAGCTGTCGGTGGTATACGTCCCTGGACTTAGCGATGCTTTCCGTACTGTCGCGTTGGGTTGGGAAGAATGGCTCATCCTATTGCCCATGTCCCTGTGCGCCATGGCGTTCAATGAGCTCTGGAAGGTGATGGCAGCACGCAAGCATCGGAGAACCGCATGA